Proteins encoded in a region of the Mucilaginibacter sabulilitoris genome:
- a CDS encoding ABC transporter permease → MIGNYFKTTVRSLLNNRAYSFLNIAGLAIGIACASLIFLWVQDEFTYNHNFEKRNNLYTIYENQTYEGKKSTFHATPGPMAAALKTEIPGIKNTARIAGKDNLLFSLGEKAIREEGSYTDPEIFSMLKLSFVQGDESNVFRELHSVVINITMARKFFGDANPVGKTLKMNNEQEFTVTGVFNDLPKNSTFQFQWLAPIKNIDHKAPWMNDWSANWAHTYVELEPSADVNAVNQKLLHYIKTKKNKNTTECFLFSMNDWNLHDSFTDGKMDGGRIEYVCLFAAIAFIILIIACINFMNLSTARSEKRAKEVGVRKVMGAGKGKLIGQFIGEAVIMAYIAVFMAIGIVYIAMPFFNNLVQKELAINIMEPGHLIYLIAIGLVTGLLAGSYPAFYLSSFNPITVLKSMKLPSGAGAGFIRQSLVVIQFSVSIILIIGTVIIYQQIQHVKTRDLGYNKNNLIYVSTQGKLIDHFESVYNDLKASGVVEDASLSDSRVLEVGTNTDNYSWDGKDPSKNPLISWENVNAQFIKTMGIKLAAGRGFYANASLDSNNVIINQDLARQMGKQGHIGGIIRNGEKSFQIVGIVKDFLYNDMYAGGGPLLLYNHPTGTSVLSIRFKDQANIQDALSKIGTIITTNNPGYPFEYKFMDDDFDQLFKTETLTGKLAGTFASLAIIISCLGLFGLAAYTAERRIKEIGIRKVLGASVTGLTGLLSKDFLKLVAISCLIAFPVAWWALTNWLQNYQYRVNVNWVVFAAVGVLAMLIALVTVSFQAIKAALSNPVKNLRTE, encoded by the coding sequence ATGATAGGTAATTATTTTAAAACCACGGTGCGTAGCCTGTTAAACAACCGGGCTTATAGTTTTTTAAATATTGCCGGTTTGGCAATAGGTATAGCCTGTGCTTCCCTGATATTTTTGTGGGTACAGGATGAATTTACCTACAATCATAATTTTGAGAAAAGGAATAATCTGTATACCATTTATGAGAACCAGACCTACGAGGGCAAAAAATCTACCTTTCATGCTACTCCTGGCCCTATGGCCGCGGCGTTAAAAACAGAGATCCCCGGTATAAAAAACACTGCGCGAATTGCTGGTAAAGACAACCTGTTGTTTTCCCTTGGCGAAAAAGCCATCAGAGAAGAGGGAAGCTATACCGATCCGGAGATATTTTCGATGCTGAAACTATCGTTTGTTCAGGGCGATGAGTCAAATGTATTCAGAGAGTTACATTCGGTGGTAATTAACATAACCATGGCCAGGAAATTTTTTGGTGATGCCAATCCAGTTGGCAAAACCTTAAAAATGAATAATGAGCAGGAGTTTACCGTTACCGGAGTTTTTAATGATCTGCCTAAAAACTCAACCTTTCAATTTCAATGGCTTGCGCCCATAAAAAACATTGACCACAAAGCTCCCTGGATGAATGACTGGAGCGCCAACTGGGCGCATACCTATGTTGAGTTAGAACCATCAGCTGATGTAAACGCGGTAAACCAAAAGTTACTTCATTATATCAAAACAAAGAAAAACAAGAACACCACTGAGTGTTTCCTTTTCTCGATGAATGATTGGAACCTGCATGACAGCTTTACTGATGGAAAAATGGATGGGGGCCGTATAGAATATGTGTGTTTATTTGCGGCCATTGCCTTTATCATTTTAATTATTGCCTGCATTAATTTTATGAACCTGAGCACGGCACGTTCTGAAAAACGCGCTAAGGAAGTAGGTGTACGCAAGGTAATGGGGGCAGGCAAAGGCAAACTGATAGGCCAGTTTATAGGCGAGGCGGTTATTATGGCGTATATAGCCGTGTTTATGGCCATAGGCATCGTATATATAGCAATGCCATTTTTCAATAACCTTGTTCAAAAGGAGCTTGCCATTAATATTATGGAGCCCGGGCATCTTATTTACCTGATAGCGATAGGGTTGGTTACCGGTTTGCTGGCAGGTAGTTATCCGGCTTTTTACCTTTCGTCTTTTAATCCTATTACGGTTTTAAAAAGTATGAAACTGCCATCGGGCGCCGGAGCAGGTTTTATCAGGCAGAGTTTAGTGGTAATACAGTTCTCTGTTTCCATTATCCTGATCATCGGTACGGTTATCATTTACCAACAAATACAGCATGTAAAAACCAGGGACCTGGGGTATAACAAAAACAACCTTATTTATGTAAGTACCCAGGGTAAATTGATTGATCATTTTGAAAGCGTTTATAACGATCTGAAAGCAAGCGGAGTAGTAGAAGACGCTTCACTAAGTGATTCACGCGTATTGGAGGTTGGCACAAATACCGATAATTATTCATGGGATGGAAAAGACCCGTCAAAAAACCCGCTGATCAGCTGGGAAAATGTAAATGCTCAATTTATAAAAACTATGGGTATAAAACTGGCTGCCGGCCGGGGGTTTTATGCCAATGCCTCGCTTGATAGCAATAACGTAATTATTAACCAGGATTTGGCCCGGCAAATGGGTAAGCAAGGGCATATAGGCGGCATTATAAGAAATGGAGAAAAGAGTTTTCAAATAGTAGGCATCGTTAAAGATTTTCTTTACAATGATATGTATGCCGGAGGAGGCCCGCTTTTATTATATAATCATCCGACAGGAACCAGTGTATTAAGCATTCGATTTAAGGATCAGGCAAACATACAGGATGCGTTAAGCAAGATTGGTACTATCATTACGACAAACAATCCGGGTTACCCCTTTGAATATAAATTTATGGATGATGACTTTGACCAATTGTTCAAAACCGAAACCTTAACCGGGAAGCTGGCGGGTACATTCGCGTCACTGGCTATCATTATATCCTGCCTGGGCTTGTTTGGTCTGGCTGCCTACACAGCCGAACGGAGGATTAAAGAGATAGGTATCAGAAAGGTACTGGGCGCGTCGGTGACCGGTTTAACGGGCCTGTTATCAAAAGATTTTTTGAAACTGGTTGCAATTTCATGCCTTATCGCTTTCCCGGTTGCCTGGTGGGCCTTAACAAACTGGCTGCAAAATTATCAGTACAGGGTTAATGTTAACTGGGTTGTATTCGCGGCGGTAGGAGTGTTGGCTATGCTTATTGCGCTGGTAACCGTTAGCTTTCAGGCTATTAAAGCAGCGTTATCAAATCCTGTTAAAAACTTAAGGACAGAGTAG
- a CDS encoding ABC transporter permease, whose product MIRNYLKIAWRNIINNKVYSAINILGLAAGMAVALLIGLWVVNEYSYDLFFPNYKQLYRVELNFTSQHDGEHTQTALSIPLADVLRKDIPEIKRVAETDWVGWQWHSLMVGDKKLYLGGGATAPDFLKMFQYPFIQGNNRAAFTDPYSIILTAATAKALFGNADPMNKMVRIDNQQNLKVTGVLKDIPKNATLQFSYLTPFSFKEQTETWMKNARTTWTNNSFNAFVELQPGISLEQVAPKIKNLVYAHSPQMRPAKPVVILHPLKDWHLYSDFKNGKPVGGFIDYVRMFSIIGILVLLIACINFMNLSTARSERRAREVGVRKAIGSQRSNLIAQFLAESVLITFIAFFFSILFVQLALPSFNTLVEGSIRIPYGNPVFWSVMICYVLITGLLAGSRPAFYLSAFNPVKVLKGAIKEGKGAALPRKVLVVAQFSCSIALIISTIIVYQQIQHAKSRPTGYNADRLMMSDMSSDLNNKYDALKNDLLASGMVESVAAASSPITNIYSHMSLDKWPGKNAGDEGVNIAAIFVSDNYFKTLGMQLKEGRDFTNSWTADSTTVILNETAVKRIGLKNPINQLITWNGNTTPVRIVGVVKDALMESPFTPISPTIFSHGHQANNIMYRLSPNVNTHDAIAKLTKIFDSYNPAYPYIYQFVDEEYNHKFNLEMLVGKLAGVFAGLAILISCLGLFGLAAYVAEQRTKEIGIRKVLGASVTQVWLLLSKDFILLVTISCGIASPVAFYFLQNWLQKYDYRITIGPWVFIISALVAMVITLFTISFQAIKAALTNPVKSLRSE is encoded by the coding sequence ATGATAAGGAATTACCTGAAAATTGCCTGGCGCAACATTATAAACAACAAAGTTTATAGCGCCATAAATATATTGGGGCTTGCCGCCGGTATGGCAGTTGCCCTGCTTATTGGTTTATGGGTGGTTAATGAGTATTCTTATGATCTTTTTTTTCCTAATTATAAGCAATTATACCGGGTTGAATTGAATTTTACATCGCAGCATGATGGCGAACATACCCAGACGGCTTTGTCAATTCCACTGGCTGATGTATTACGAAAGGATATTCCTGAAATTAAACGCGTTGCCGAAACCGATTGGGTGGGTTGGCAATGGCACTCATTAATGGTAGGTGATAAAAAGCTTTACCTGGGTGGTGGGGCAACAGCGCCCGATTTTCTGAAGATGTTTCAGTACCCTTTTATTCAGGGCAACAACAGGGCCGCGTTCACCGATCCTTATTCTATTATTTTAACAGCAGCTACAGCCAAAGCCTTATTTGGAAATGCCGATCCGATGAATAAGATGGTACGTATTGATAATCAGCAAAATTTAAAGGTAACCGGCGTTTTAAAGGATATCCCTAAAAATGCCACCCTGCAATTTAGCTACCTTACACCATTTAGTTTTAAGGAACAAACCGAAACCTGGATGAAGAACGCCCGCACAACCTGGACAAATAATTCATTCAACGCGTTTGTAGAATTGCAACCGGGCATAAGCCTTGAACAAGTGGCGCCTAAAATTAAGAATTTGGTATATGCTCATAGCCCGCAAATGCGGCCTGCGAAGCCCGTAGTAATCCTCCATCCGTTGAAAGACTGGCACCTTTATTCTGATTTTAAAAATGGCAAGCCTGTTGGCGGTTTTATTGATTATGTACGGATGTTCAGCATCATTGGTATACTGGTATTACTTATAGCTTGTATCAATTTTATGAATCTCTCCACCGCACGATCAGAGAGACGGGCACGAGAAGTAGGGGTCCGGAAAGCCATTGGTTCGCAGCGGAGTAATCTGATAGCCCAGTTTTTAGCTGAGTCTGTTTTGATAACCTTCATCGCCTTTTTCTTTTCTATATTATTTGTACAATTAGCGTTGCCTTCTTTTAACACTCTTGTAGAAGGCTCCATTCGTATCCCTTATGGTAACCCCGTATTTTGGAGTGTAATGATATGTTATGTATTGATAACCGGTTTACTGGCAGGAAGCAGACCTGCCTTCTATTTATCGGCATTTAACCCGGTAAAAGTTTTAAAGGGGGCAATAAAAGAAGGGAAAGGGGCAGCGTTACCACGCAAGGTATTGGTTGTGGCACAGTTTAGCTGCTCTATAGCTTTAATTATCAGTACTATTATAGTTTATCAACAAATACAGCATGCCAAAAGCAGGCCTACGGGTTATAATGCCGACAGGTTAATGATGTCTGATATGAGCAGCGACCTGAACAATAAGTACGATGCGCTTAAAAATGATTTATTGGCAAGCGGAATGGTTGAAAGTGTTGCTGCCGCTTCAAGTCCGATAACCAATATTTACAGCCACATGTCGCTTGATAAATGGCCGGGTAAAAATGCAGGTGACGAAGGCGTAAATATTGCAGCCATATTCGTGTCTGACAATTATTTTAAAACGCTTGGCATGCAATTAAAAGAAGGCCGGGATTTTACTAACAGCTGGACCGCCGACTCAACAACTGTAATACTCAACGAAACGGCAGTAAAAAGGATCGGACTTAAAAATCCCATAAATCAATTAATAACCTGGAATGGAAATACCACCCCGGTGCGGATTGTCGGCGTTGTTAAAGATGCCTTAATGGAGTCGCCTTTTACACCGATTTCGCCAACTATTTTTAGTCACGGGCACCAGGCAAACAATATCATGTACCGTTTATCGCCTAATGTTAACACGCATGATGCTATTGCAAAACTCACCAAAATATTTGATTCGTATAACCCGGCCTATCCGTACATATACCAGTTTGTTGATGAAGAATACAACCATAAATTTAATCTCGAAATGTTGGTAGGTAAACTGGCCGGTGTGTTTGCTGGGCTGGCCATTTTAATTTCGTGCCTCGGCTTGTTTGGGTTAGCAGCTTATGTTGCCGAACAGCGTACAAAAGAGATAGGCATCCGTAAGGTATTAGGAGCCTCTGTTACCCAGGTTTGGCTGCTGCTTTCAAAAGATTTTATTTTGCTGGTAACAATTAGTTGCGGAATAGCATCACCAGTAGCCTTTTACTTTTTGCAAAACTGGCTTCAAAAATATGATTACCGTATAACTATAGGGCCCTGGGTGTTTATAATTTCGGCTTTGGTGGCAATGGTTATTACATTGTTTACCATTAGTTTTCAGGCTATTAAAGCTGCACTTACCAATCCGGTTAAAAGTTTACGGAGCGAATAA
- a CDS encoding ABC transporter permease, translated as MIKNYIKIAWRNLKRNKAYAAISVIGLALGIACGILIFTLITYHLSFDNFHKNPDRVFRMYTEWHDDGIGRSQGVPQPLGKTFRSDFTLAEKTARVINFRNNLITITKGNDVKKFREESGVVFTEPQYFDILNFPLLKGDKKTVLVRPGEAIITEKIAHKYFGSDNAIGKVIRLDNKVNFTITGILKDLPPNTDRKQEIYVSYGNMDEYTDKGREDNWGGVYSGSEAFTRLKPNVSVAQANAAMALIVKKHYTGRDLKVWMFKLQPLNDIHFNADLDGYADKKYLWALFFIGVFLIITACVNFVNLATAQALNRAKEIGIRKVLGSLPHQLFWQFIAETALITLAAVVIAVGLSYAALPAINHLFESEMQFDKGQLLLFIIFVSIVVVFLSGSYPGLVLARFQPILALKSKLSQKHIGGFSLRRILVVTQFSISQVLIIGAIIIVSQLNYSQTADLGFNKDAVVLLPIPQNDKMKLSTMRNRINQVQGVEKVSYCYRPPASQSNNSTDIYYNNRAESEHWGINTKQGDENFLSTFGIKLVAGRNFFPADSTREFLVNETFVKKLNLKPQDVIGKTISIDGKSIKAPIVGVVKDFYNYSFHTEISPICIMPDYRGYSTCAVKINMLHAKSSLASLERIWNETFPEELYSYEFLDDSIRKFYEMDKIQLKLVEAFAGIAILIGCLGLYGLVSFMAVRKTKEIGVRKVLGANIQHVLWLFGKEFTKLLLIAFVIAAPLAWWAMHNYLQDFKYRITIGPGIFLVSILSTFIIAAITVGYRSIIAALANPVKSLRSE; from the coding sequence ATGATAAAGAATTACATTAAAATTGCCTGGCGTAACTTAAAGCGTAATAAAGCTTATGCCGCTATCAGTGTTATCGGTTTGGCTTTGGGCATTGCCTGCGGTATACTGATTTTTACACTGATTACCTATCACCTGAGCTTTGATAATTTTCATAAGAACCCGGACAGGGTTTTCCGCATGTATACCGAATGGCATGATGATGGTATTGGCCGTTCGCAAGGAGTACCTCAGCCTTTAGGCAAAACTTTCAGGAGCGATTTTACACTGGCCGAGAAAACCGCACGGGTAATTAATTTCCGGAATAATTTAATTACAATAACCAAGGGGAATGATGTTAAAAAGTTCAGGGAAGAAAGTGGCGTTGTTTTTACCGAACCACAATACTTTGATATACTGAACTTTCCATTACTTAAAGGTGACAAAAAAACGGTATTGGTACGGCCAGGAGAAGCTATTATTACCGAAAAGATAGCGCATAAATACTTTGGCAGTGATAACGCGATAGGAAAAGTAATACGCCTGGATAATAAAGTTAATTTTACTATAACCGGGATATTAAAAGACCTGCCACCCAATACCGACCGCAAACAGGAAATATATGTATCGTATGGCAACATGGATGAATATACCGATAAGGGTCGTGAAGATAACTGGGGCGGAGTATATAGCGGTAGTGAAGCCTTTACCCGTTTAAAGCCCAATGTGAGCGTGGCCCAGGCAAATGCTGCCATGGCGCTTATCGTAAAAAAACATTATACCGGTCGCGATTTAAAAGTGTGGATGTTTAAATTACAACCGCTTAATGATATACATTTTAACGCCGATCTTGACGGCTATGCCGATAAGAAATACCTGTGGGCATTGTTCTTTATTGGCGTGTTCCTGATTATAACCGCCTGTGTAAATTTTGTTAACCTGGCAACAGCCCAAGCCCTTAACAGGGCAAAAGAAATAGGGATCCGCAAAGTACTGGGAAGCCTTCCGCATCAGTTGTTCTGGCAGTTTATTGCCGAAACGGCTTTAATTACTTTGGCTGCGGTTGTCATTGCCGTTGGCTTATCTTATGCAGCCCTCCCGGCTATAAACCATTTGTTTGAGTCAGAAATGCAGTTTGATAAAGGGCAGCTGTTGCTTTTTATAATTTTTGTAAGCATCGTAGTTGTTTTCCTTTCGGGTTCATATCCAGGACTTGTGCTGGCGCGGTTTCAGCCTATACTGGCGCTTAAAAGCAAGCTGTCACAAAAACATATTGGCGGTTTTTCATTACGCAGGATCCTTGTCGTTACTCAATTCTCTATTTCGCAGGTGTTAATTATAGGTGCTATCATCATCGTATCACAACTAAATTATTCACAAACTGCCGATCTGGGTTTTAATAAAGATGCCGTAGTGTTATTGCCCATTCCACAAAACGATAAGATGAAATTGAGCACCATGCGCAACCGCATAAACCAGGTGCAGGGAGTGGAAAAGGTGTCTTATTGTTACCGGCCGCCGGCTTCGCAATCAAATAACTCAACCGATATTTACTATAATAACCGGGCAGAGTCGGAACACTGGGGTATAAATACCAAACAAGGTGATGAAAACTTTCTGTCAACTTTTGGAATAAAGCTGGTAGCAGGCAGAAACTTTTTTCCGGCAGATAGCACGCGGGAGTTTTTGGTAAATGAAACTTTTGTAAAAAAACTTAACCTAAAACCGCAGGACGTTATTGGTAAAACAATAAGTATTGATGGAAAATCAATCAAGGCGCCGATAGTTGGGGTAGTTAAAGATTTTTATAATTATTCGTTCCATACTGAAATTTCGCCGATATGTATTATGCCCGATTATAGAGGGTATTCTACCTGTGCAGTTAAAATAAACATGCTTCATGCTAAATCTTCTCTTGCATCCTTAGAACGGATCTGGAATGAGACATTTCCGGAAGAACTATACTCTTATGAGTTTTTGGATGATAGCATCCGGAAATTTTATGAGATGGACAAAATACAGCTTAAACTGGTAGAGGCCTTTGCAGGTATTGCTATATTGATAGGCTGTTTGGGCTTATACGGCCTGGTATCATTTATGGCTGTGCGTAAAACAAAGGAAATAGGGGTACGTAAAGTATTGGGCGCAAACATACAGCATGTGTTATGGCTGTTTGGCAAAGAATTTACCAAATTATTGCTTATCGCCTTTGTAATTGCGGCACCCCTGGCCTGGTGGGCCATGCACAATTACCTGCAGGATTTTAAATATCGTATCACTATAGGGCCAGGCATATTCTTGGTGTCCATACTGTCAACATTTATTATTGCTGCCATAACGGTAGGCTACCGCTCTATTATCGCGGCATTGGCCAATCCGGTTAAAAGTTTAAGAAGTGAGTAG
- a CDS encoding ABC transporter permease produces the protein MIKNYLKIAWRNIINNKAYSAINILGLAAGMAVALLIALWVANEYSYDKFLPDTDRLYQVRRNFNSNGETLTFSSTSLKLADALRNNFPEIEYVAETDGIGSHGLMVDNKKLFLNGPQVGSDFLKMLKYPMLRGNAGNALNDPFSIVLTRATAIALFGNVNVINKVVKIDNAYNVKVTAVLDDIPSNSSLQFKYLLPFSFLEQTQREGMKGAHGSFGNNGYNIFVKLKPGISYTQLAPKIKNMEKGEDNINAKNSDVIMQPMPDWHLYSDYKNGVASGGFIEYVRIFSIIGILVLLIACVNFINLTTARSEKRAREVGIRKAIGSQRKHLIFQFLTESALITFISFLCSVMFVQIALSPFNALTGTAISIPFQSISFWLIALGCVLFTALIAGSKPAFYLSSFNPVKVLKGTIQIGRSASYSRKILVVMQFSCSIALIISTVVIYRQIQFAKNRPAGYSINRLLTTNSNADLNKNFQALRNELQQSGIVQSITSASSPATDIYWHNNIDHWPGKFAGETVEMGIVLITNDYFKTLGMRFDQGRNYTGVASDTLNLIFNEAAIKRLRLKNPISQIINYNGRNIKIIGVVKDALMISPFAKADPTMFVYSANTQDNIIYRLASNVNPHDAIDKLNQIFAKYSPAYPFTYRFVDDDYNRKFSQEVLVGKLSGIFACLAILISCLGLFGLAAYIAEQRTKEIGVRKILGASVSQLWFLLSKDFVLLVIISCIIASPVALYFLQNWLQKYDYRVSIGPGVFLTSAVAAIIITLITISFQAIKAAIANPVKSLRSE, from the coding sequence ATGATCAAAAATTATTTAAAAATTGCCTGGCGCAATATCATTAATAACAAAGCATACAGCGCTATTAACATACTGGGTTTGGCTGCGGGAATGGCCGTGGCATTGTTGATCGCATTGTGGGTTGCCAATGAATATTCATACGATAAGTTTTTGCCCGATACCGACAGGCTATACCAGGTGAGGCGCAATTTTAACAGTAACGGAGAAACGCTTACGTTTAGTTCTACTTCGCTTAAGCTGGCTGATGCGCTTCGTAATAATTTTCCCGAAATTGAATATGTAGCCGAGACGGATGGTATTGGTTCGCACGGACTGATGGTAGATAATAAAAAGTTGTTCCTGAATGGTCCGCAGGTGGGAAGCGATTTTTTAAAAATGTTGAAATACCCGATGCTGCGGGGGAATGCAGGAAATGCGCTAAATGATCCTTTTTCCATTGTGCTTACACGGGCTACAGCCATAGCTTTATTCGGAAACGTAAACGTGATCAATAAAGTAGTGAAGATTGATAACGCTTATAACGTAAAGGTTACAGCCGTTTTAGATGATATTCCATCAAATTCATCCCTGCAATTTAAATATCTTTTACCATTTAGCTTTCTGGAGCAAACCCAGCGCGAAGGTATGAAAGGAGCACATGGCAGTTTTGGTAATAATGGTTATAACATTTTCGTAAAACTAAAACCAGGTATATCCTACACGCAGTTAGCTCCCAAAATAAAGAATATGGAAAAGGGCGAGGATAACATAAATGCCAAAAACTCTGATGTGATCATGCAGCCCATGCCCGATTGGCACTTATATTCCGACTATAAAAATGGTGTAGCGAGCGGCGGTTTTATTGAGTATGTACGCATTTTTAGCATTATAGGGATTTTAGTATTGCTGATTGCCTGTGTAAATTTTATCAACCTTACAACCGCCCGGTCAGAAAAGCGTGCACGTGAGGTGGGCATACGTAAGGCTATCGGGTCGCAGCGTAAGCACCTCATCTTTCAGTTTTTAACCGAGTCGGCGTTGATTACGTTTATATCGTTTCTATGTTCCGTAATGTTTGTGCAGATAGCGTTATCGCCGTTTAACGCGCTTACTGGTACAGCAATCAGCATACCTTTTCAAAGTATTTCTTTTTGGTTGATCGCATTGGGCTGTGTGTTATTTACCGCACTTATTGCGGGTAGCAAACCTGCTTTTTACCTTTCGTCATTTAATCCGGTTAAGGTTTTAAAAGGGACAATACAGATTGGCCGCTCTGCGTCTTATTCCAGAAAAATTTTGGTGGTAATGCAGTTTAGTTGTTCTATTGCTTTAATTATAAGTACGGTCGTAATTTACCGGCAGATCCAATTTGCTAAAAACAGGCCTGCTGGTTACAGCATCAACCGCTTGCTCACCACAAACTCCAACGCCGACCTGAATAAAAATTTCCAGGCCTTAAGAAACGAATTGCAGCAAAGCGGTATTGTTCAAAGTATTACGTCGGCCTCAAGCCCGGCTACTGATATTTACTGGCATAATAATATTGATCACTGGCCTGGTAAGTTTGCCGGTGAAACAGTTGAAATGGGCATAGTATTAATTACCAATGATTATTTTAAAACCCTGGGTATGCGCTTTGATCAGGGTAGGAATTATACCGGTGTAGCTTCCGATACTTTAAACTTAATATTTAATGAAGCTGCTATCAAACGCTTAAGGCTAAAAAATCCAATCAGTCAGATTATAAATTACAATGGCAGAAATATAAAGATCATTGGTGTGGTAAAAGACGCGCTGATGATTTCGCCCTTTGCCAAGGCTGATCCAACCATGTTTGTTTACAGCGCTAATACACAGGATAATATCATTTACCGATTGGCCTCAAATGTAAATCCGCATGACGCTATTGACAAACTCAATCAAATTTTTGCAAAATACAGTCCAGCATATCCGTTTACTTACCGTTTTGTTGACGATGATTATAACCGGAAATTCAGTCAGGAAGTGTTAGTAGGTAAACTATCTGGAATTTTCGCCTGTTTGGCTATTCTTATTTCATGCCTCGGTTTATTTGGGCTGGCCGCCTACATTGCTGAGCAACGCACCAAGGAGATAGGCGTACGTAAAATATTAGGTGCCAGCGTGAGCCAGTTATGGTTTTTGTTATCTAAAGATTTTGTGCTGCTGGTAATAATAAGCTGCATAATAGCTTCACCAGTGGCGCTTTACTTTTTGCAAAACTGGCTGCAAAAATATGATTACCGGGTAAGTATTGGTCCGGGAGTGTTCCTGACCTCGGCTGTTGCAGCTATCATTATTACGCTGATAACCATTAGCTTTCAGGCAATAAAAGCCGCCATTGCCAACCCGGTTAAGAGTTTAAGAAGTGAGTAG